A window from Drosophila miranda strain MSH22 chromosome Y unlocalized genomic scaffold, D.miranda_PacBio2.1 Contig_Y2_pilon, whole genome shotgun sequence encodes these proteins:
- the LOC117192559 gene encoding uncharacterized protein LOC117192559 yields the protein MFSTAYRKINKHKKHKVCRKLNTKGAIKCCV from the exons ATGTT TTCCACTGCATAcagaaaaataaacaaacacaAGAAGCATAAAGTATGCAGAAAATTAAACACAAAAGGAGCCATTAAGTGTTGCGTGTGA